The Salvia splendens isolate huo1 unplaced genomic scaffold, SspV2 ctg943, whole genome shotgun sequence genome includes a region encoding these proteins:
- the LOC121791860 gene encoding uncharacterized protein K02A2.6-like — protein MPQVPVIVCEIFDVWGMDFMGRFPSSYGNTYILVPVDYVSKWIEAKATTTCESKEVAKFLKANIFNRYGVPRAIISDQGTHFCNRTIEALMRKYGVHHRVSTPYHPQSNDQAKISNREIKAILEKTVNPSRKDWSKRLGDALWPIELLSGLLSECRLIDWYSAKCATCPWV, from the coding sequence ATGCCCCAGGTCCCGGTGATTGTCTGCGAAATCTTCGACgtatgggggatggacttcatgggacGATTTCCATCATCCTACGGGAACACATATATACTGGTCCCAGTGGACTATGTGTctaaatggatagaagccaaggctacCACGACATGTGAATCGAAGGAGGTAGCGAAGTTTCTGAAAGCCAATATCTTCAACAGATACGGAGTTCCCCGAGCCATCATCTCGGACCAGGGAACGCATTTTTGTAATCGCACCATCGAGgctctgatgaggaaatatGGTGTGCACCATAGGGTATCTACCCCCTACCACCCTCAGTCTAACGACCAAGCTAAAATTTCTAATCGAGAGATCAAGGCAATACTGGAAAAGACAGTTAATCCCtcgaggaaggactggagtaagaggctcgGTGATGCATTATGGCCTATAGAACTGCTTTCAGGACTCCTATCGGAATGTCGCCTTATAGACTGGTATTCGGCAAAATGTGCCACCTGCCCGTGGGTATAG